In a single window of the Anaerocolumna cellulosilytica genome:
- a CDS encoding helix-turn-helix domain-containing protein has translation MKNMKNLIGDRVREARHKRNPKITQVDLLARLAIRGIYMESTSISKIESFKRPVTDIELVAIADALNVSILWLLKKE, from the coding sequence ATGAAGAATATGAAAAATCTTATCGGCGATAGAGTGCGTGAAGCACGGCACAAGAGAAATCCAAAGATTACCCAGGTAGACTTACTGGCGCGGTTGGCAATCCGCGGAATATATATGGAAAGTACTTCCATATCAAAAATTGAATCTTTTAAAAGGCCAGTTACAGACATTGAATTGGTTGCTATTGCTGATGCCTTAAATGTCAGCATTCTTTGGCTCCTGAAAAAAGAGTAG
- a CDS encoding recombinase family protein, whose product MKAVAYCRVSTSKEEQLDSLDSQQRFFREYADRNSLDLVGMYADEGKSGTKMRNRTQLIKLLKDAGQSLFEVVLIKDVSRLARNTVDFLTSIRSLKLLNIKVIFVNYDQTSSDSSEFMLTMLSAIAQEESANTSKRVRFGKRQNAVQGRVPNLIYGYDKTPGEYFQLAINQEEAKVIRRIFHMYTEKMLGASRIAALLNKEGLVTKRGCLWSQVAVSRILANEIYIGRIINGKEEIEDFLTGKRKAVDRDNWLIKENADLKIVDERVFCKAESLLKERKKSLKIGKNVTGKHTFSQLMRCKECGSSYRRLVRTYRNTRITWVCMGHNGKGKEFCKNAASIEEEYLVNRIRDYFLESLNDNSYQMQQMVREYKKLIMNGDSITVREQEYQKVLIEVEKQKEKYITLYTNDIITLAELKERTIVIDAKKEQCLMELKMLMQEKQSKDNMPDKGKLNQLIEIALSGRIRSNDVLSKLLNRIEVDGEGNVDIYLEVYS is encoded by the coding sequence ATGAAAGCCGTAGCATATTGCAGGGTATCCACTAGTAAAGAGGAGCAATTGGACAGCCTGGATAGTCAACAGAGGTTTTTTAGAGAGTATGCGGATAGAAATTCTTTGGATTTGGTTGGTATGTATGCAGACGAAGGAAAAAGCGGAACGAAGATGCGGAACAGAACCCAGCTAATAAAACTACTTAAAGATGCGGGACAGTCCTTATTTGAAGTAGTACTTATAAAAGACGTATCCCGTCTGGCAAGGAATACAGTAGATTTTTTGACGAGTATTCGAAGTTTAAAACTACTTAATATTAAAGTGATTTTTGTGAATTACGATCAGACCTCCTCAGACAGCTCTGAGTTTATGTTAACTATGTTAAGTGCAATTGCGCAGGAAGAAAGTGCGAATACTTCAAAACGTGTCAGGTTTGGTAAACGTCAGAATGCTGTACAGGGAAGAGTTCCGAATCTAATATATGGATATGATAAAACGCCCGGAGAGTACTTTCAGTTAGCCATTAACCAAGAAGAAGCGAAAGTGATACGTAGAATCTTTCATATGTACACAGAAAAAATGCTTGGGGCTTCCAGAATTGCTGCTTTATTAAATAAAGAAGGGTTAGTGACCAAAAGGGGATGTCTGTGGAGCCAGGTTGCAGTAAGCCGGATATTAGCAAATGAGATTTATATCGGTCGTATCATAAATGGAAAAGAGGAAATAGAAGATTTCTTAACAGGAAAAAGAAAAGCGGTAGATAGAGATAATTGGTTAATAAAAGAAAACGCAGATTTAAAAATTGTTGATGAGAGAGTTTTTTGTAAAGCGGAGAGTTTGCTTAAGGAACGAAAGAAATCACTGAAAATTGGGAAAAATGTCACAGGGAAGCATACTTTTAGCCAGCTTATGAGATGTAAGGAATGTGGCTCCTCTTATCGAAGACTTGTAAGAACCTATAGGAATACCAGGATAACCTGGGTTTGTATGGGACACAACGGAAAAGGAAAAGAATTCTGTAAGAATGCAGCATCCATTGAAGAAGAATATTTAGTAAATCGTATACGGGATTACTTTCTGGAATCGCTTAATGATAATTCTTATCAGATGCAGCAGATGGTAAGAGAATACAAAAAGTTGATAATGAATGGTGACTCCATTACCGTAAGGGAACAAGAGTATCAAAAAGTACTTATAGAGGTAGAAAAGCAGAAAGAAAAATACATAACCCTGTATACAAATGACATAATTACCCTTGCAGAATTAAAAGAAAGAACAATCGTTATCGACGCCAAAAAAGAACAGTGCCTTATGGAACTAAAAATGCTCATGCAAGAAAAACAAAGCAAAGATAACATGCCGGATAAAGGCAAATTGAATCAATTAATAGAAATTGCCTTATCAGGCAGGATTCGGTCAAATGACGTATTAAGTAAACTTCTAAACAGGATTGAAGTGGATGGAGAAGGTAATGTAGACATCTACCTTGAGGTGTACAGTTAG
- a CDS encoding ABC-2 transporter permease, translated as MIGLIIKDLFNLKKYMKQFGFSCFIFILLAVNLKSPNYFMGMGILLALMMSINAMAYDENAHWDKYALTMPILRKDLVLSKYLLLLLSGVAGSLFTMVIAFILSVFLKLPITIELLAINVSLFFVMLVFSSVILPLIFKLGIEKARLIMAAVAVIPTIVILLIAKAVEKYNIPLPTESQLTIAAFAAPVVVLVIFFLSYNISLSIVSKKEY; from the coding sequence ATGATTGGTTTGATAATTAAGGATTTATTTAATTTAAAAAAATATATGAAACAATTTGGTTTTTCTTGTTTTATATTTATCCTGTTAGCAGTAAACTTAAAAAGTCCCAATTATTTTATGGGAATGGGAATTTTGCTGGCATTAATGATGTCAATAAATGCTATGGCATACGATGAGAATGCCCATTGGGATAAATACGCCCTGACAATGCCCATACTTAGAAAGGATTTAGTGCTTTCTAAGTATCTCCTGCTATTACTTTCCGGAGTAGCCGGCTCATTATTTACAATGGTAATAGCCTTTATTTTATCAGTTTTTCTTAAGTTGCCAATTACTATTGAATTACTTGCCATTAATGTGTCTTTATTTTTTGTTATGTTGGTTTTCTCAAGTGTAATACTTCCTTTGATATTTAAACTGGGAATAGAGAAGGCTCGTCTTATTATGGCAGCTGTAGCAGTAATACCCACAATAGTAATATTATTAATTGCTAAAGCAGTAGAAAAGTATAACATTCCATTACCGACGGAAAGTCAATTGACAATTGCAGCTTTTGCTGCTCCGGTTGTTGTTCTTGTTATTTTTTTCTTATCGTATAATATATCCCTATCTATTGTAAGTAAAAAGGAGTATTAG
- a CDS encoding ABC transporter ATP-binding protein has translation MSEENIKGKDAVKRMDYAIELDGVTKQYANFSLKDVSFKVPKGSIMGFVGENGAGKTTTLKAILNLIRMDKGNVTILGTNRIQEDCNIKEQIGVVFDESYFHENLNVNQISKIMKHVYKNWQPAEFDMYVKKFRLPTDKVVKEYSSGMKMKLSIAVALSHKARLLILDEATSGLDPVIRDEILDIFLEFIQDENNTILLSSHITSDLEKVADYITFIHQGQIVFSESKDELIYQYGVVHCKKEELSSLNKKHIVGVRTNQFGCDVMVNNKKELLRERKDLTVDNTTIEEIILFKVRGE, from the coding sequence GTGAGTGAAGAAAACATAAAAGGAAAGGATGCTGTAAAAAGAATGGACTATGCAATTGAGTTGGATGGAGTAACGAAGCAGTACGCTAATTTTAGTCTAAAAGATGTTAGCTTTAAAGTACCAAAGGGGAGTATTATGGGATTTGTAGGGGAGAATGGTGCCGGTAAAACCACTACTTTAAAAGCGATTTTAAACTTGATTCGGATGGATAAAGGTAATGTAACAATACTTGGAACGAACAGGATACAGGAAGACTGCAACATAAAAGAACAGATTGGTGTAGTTTTTGATGAAAGTTATTTTCATGAGAATCTGAATGTAAATCAGATATCTAAGATAATGAAACACGTTTACAAAAATTGGCAGCCTGCGGAATTTGATATGTATGTAAAAAAGTTTCGTCTGCCAACAGATAAAGTCGTGAAAGAATATTCCAGCGGTATGAAGATGAAGTTGTCAATTGCCGTTGCCTTATCTCATAAAGCCAGACTTTTGATTTTGGATGAAGCGACTAGTGGATTAGATCCAGTCATTAGAGACGAAATACTGGATATCTTCCTTGAATTTATACAGGATGAGAACAACACTATATTATTGTCCTCTCATATAACCAGTGATTTGGAAAAGGTTGCGGACTATATTACATTCATTCACCAAGGGCAAATTGTATTTAGTGAAAGTAAAGATGAACTTATATATCAATATGGGGTGGTTCATTGCAAAAAGGAAGAGCTGTCTTCTCTGAATAAAAAACATATTGTGGGAGTACGTACGAATCAATTTGGTTGTGATGTAATGGTTAATAATAAAAAGGAGTTATTGAGGGAACGAAAAGACCTGACTGTAGATAATACTACTATTGAGGAGATTATATTGTTTAAGGTAAGAGGTGAATAA
- a CDS encoding GntR family transcriptional regulator — protein sequence MDIIISNSSGKPIYEQITMQIKNYILSGELTPGDALPSMRLLAKELRISVITTKRAYEDLERDGFITTVVGKGSFISETNTDLVKEQQYRITEEHLQKAVDSAKTSGITMQELKDMLEVIYREE from the coding sequence GTGGATATTATTATAAGTAATTCTAGTGGTAAGCCTATTTATGAACAGATTACCATGCAGATTAAGAATTACATTTTAAGCGGGGAACTAACACCCGGAGATGCACTTCCGTCCATGAGACTGTTGGCCAAGGAGCTAAGAATAAGCGTCATAACTACAAAAAGAGCTTATGAGGATCTAGAGCGGGATGGTTTTATAACCACTGTAGTCGGGAAGGGAAGCTTTATATCAGAGACCAATACAGATTTAGTTAAGGAACAGCAATACCGAATTACAGAGGAACATTTGCAAAAGGCAGTGGACAGTGCAAAAACCAGCGGTATAACCATGCAAGAGCTAAAGGATATGCTGGAAGTTATATATAGAGAAGAATAG
- a CDS encoding NCS2 family permease → MEKFFKLQKHGTTVSTEIVAGITTFFAMAYIIFVNPQMLSQTGIPHGAVFLATIFASVAGTLVMGLFANVPYAQAPGMGLNAFFTYTVCFGLGYTWKQALGMVFLCGLINVLITVTKIRKLIIKAIPASVQSAIGGGIGIFIAYIGIKNAGLLEFTADPGTYVSLDSGTVVANSAIVPGLVKFNTSSVILALIGIVVLIILLVLKVKGAIIISIALTTVIAIPMGVVDLSNLGTTTSLSESFVQLGETFGAALGKDGLISLFTNDPSKIPQILMTIFAFSLSDTFDTLGTFIGTGKRTGIFDEEDEKALQDGTGFKSKMDRALFADSVATSIGALFGTSNTTTYVESAAGIGAGGRTGLTAVVTAILFLLSMFLAPIVSIVPAQATAPALIAVGIMMLSSFKEVEWTDLDEAIPAFFAAIFMALCYSISYGIAAGFIFYCIVKVCKGKAKEIHPILWVTVALFVLNFIILSTI, encoded by the coding sequence ATGGAAAAATTTTTCAAACTTCAAAAACACGGTACCACAGTGTCTACAGAAATCGTAGCAGGTATCACCACATTTTTTGCGATGGCGTACATTATCTTTGTTAATCCTCAGATGCTAAGCCAGACAGGAATCCCTCACGGAGCGGTATTCTTGGCAACCATTTTCGCATCTGTTGCTGGAACTTTAGTTATGGGATTGTTTGCAAATGTGCCTTACGCACAGGCTCCTGGTATGGGATTAAATGCTTTCTTTACTTATACTGTATGTTTTGGTCTTGGTTATACTTGGAAGCAGGCGTTAGGTATGGTTTTCCTATGCGGTTTGATTAATGTTCTAATTACAGTTACAAAGATTCGTAAATTAATTATTAAAGCCATACCGGCAAGTGTACAAAGTGCAATCGGCGGTGGTATTGGTATCTTTATCGCATATATCGGTATTAAAAATGCAGGTTTACTTGAATTTACAGCAGATCCGGGCACCTATGTTTCACTGGACAGCGGAACAGTAGTAGCTAATAGTGCTATCGTACCCGGTCTTGTTAAGTTTAACACATCTAGTGTTATCCTTGCTTTAATCGGAATTGTAGTACTTATTATACTGCTTGTATTAAAGGTAAAGGGTGCAATTATAATTAGTATAGCTTTGACTACTGTAATTGCCATTCCTATGGGTGTAGTTGACTTATCTAATTTAGGAACCACTACAAGTCTTTCAGAGTCTTTTGTACAACTTGGAGAAACTTTTGGAGCTGCACTTGGTAAAGATGGCTTAATCTCATTGTTTACCAATGACCCCTCTAAGATTCCACAAATATTAATGACTATTTTTGCTTTTAGTTTATCTGATACCTTTGATACTTTGGGAACTTTTATCGGTACTGGTAAAAGAACAGGTATCTTTGATGAGGAAGATGAAAAAGCTCTTCAAGATGGAACGGGCTTTAAATCAAAAATGGACAGGGCTTTATTTGCTGATTCCGTTGCAACGTCTATCGGAGCTCTTTTTGGAACTTCCAACACTACAACTTATGTTGAAAGTGCTGCGGGTATCGGAGCAGGCGGAAGAACCGGGCTTACGGCAGTTGTAACAGCAATTCTTTTCTTACTAAGTATGTTCCTTGCACCAATTGTAAGTATTGTTCCAGCACAGGCAACAGCACCTGCTTTAATTGCGGTGGGGATTATGATGCTCTCTTCTTTTAAAGAAGTGGAATGGACTGATTTAGATGAAGCAATTCCTGCCTTCTTTGCGGCTATTTTCATGGCACTGTGCTACAGCATATCCTACGGTATTGCTGCCGGCTTTATCTTTTACTGTATTGTTAAAGTGTGTAAAGGTAAGGCAAAAGAAATACATCCAATACTTTGGGTAACCGTTGCTCTATTTGTATTAAATTTTATTATTTTGTCTACAATTTAA
- a CDS encoding magnesium transporter CorA family protein: MFFQILEDLSPISLDEYNTNILTLGIITIEELENCYTTFGFSELTVSECKNNTRQIHGAIEIYEDYHFSILTGMERKHIIRLMDRIAIFIKENLFLIVTIEDTNNSIQNDLFESLKHQNLSKTSLERLIYSFLERFIYDNYKILEKIEIEISSHEDKINDNRLSRDFNHEITRIQKKLLLLDNYYEQLAVLGEELEENAIDIFKEENLRYFKLFTERVTRLSTHTRMLKDYLVHVKDSYHAQLDYNLNNIMKMFTVVTTIFLPLTLIVGWYGMNFSYMPELSWKYGYLFVIILSILVAIICILYFKKKKFL; the protein is encoded by the coding sequence ATGTTTTTTCAAATCCTGGAAGACTTAAGTCCTATTTCCCTTGATGAATATAATACCAATATACTGACACTCGGAATAATTACAATCGAAGAGCTGGAGAATTGTTATACGACTTTTGGATTTTCCGAATTGACAGTATCTGAATGCAAAAATAACACCAGACAGATACACGGTGCAATTGAAATTTATGAAGATTATCATTTTAGTATTCTTACCGGAATGGAACGAAAACACATTATACGGCTAATGGACCGTATTGCTATCTTCATTAAGGAAAATCTGTTCTTAATTGTAACCATTGAAGATACTAATAACAGTATACAAAATGATTTGTTCGAATCCTTAAAGCATCAAAACCTCTCGAAAACCTCTTTGGAACGCTTAATCTATAGTTTCTTAGAGCGATTCATCTATGATAATTACAAAATTTTAGAAAAAATTGAGATTGAAATCAGCAGTCACGAAGATAAAATCAACGATAACCGCCTATCAAGAGATTTCAATCACGAAATTACACGAATTCAAAAAAAACTTCTATTGCTTGATAATTATTATGAGCAACTAGCTGTTCTTGGAGAGGAACTTGAGGAAAATGCTATTGATATCTTTAAAGAAGAAAACCTACGATACTTTAAATTATTTACAGAAAGAGTTACCAGATTGAGTACTCATACCAGAATGCTAAAAGACTACCTTGTCCATGTAAAGGATTCTTACCATGCACAGCTGGATTATAATTTAAATAATATTATGAAAATGTTCACTGTAGTTACCACAATCTTCCTACCACTCACCTTAATAGTCGGCTGGTATGGCATGAATTTTTCATATATGCCGGAACTTAGCTGGAAGTATGGCTATCTTTTTGTAATAATCCTAAGTATTTTAGTTGCTATTATCTGTATTCTATACTTTAAGAAAAAGAAGTTTTTATAA
- a CDS encoding DUF3990 domain-containing protein → MDELMLYHGTNVRFDQVDLFHSRDKRDFGKGFYTTTVEEQASNWAENMYVRYGGDGKIVMKFKLSLMPELSVKIFCGLTKEWLLMIKDNRLLGGTRHCYDVVIGPVADDNTMRTVALYVAGIYNEDMALERLRPYQAHDQVSLHTPKALKSLMYLGRI, encoded by the coding sequence ATGGATGAGTTGATGCTGTATCATGGTACAAATGTGAGGTTTGACCAGGTAGATCTTTTTCATTCCAGGGATAAGAGAGATTTCGGCAAGGGATTTTATACAACTACAGTTGAGGAACAGGCATCAAACTGGGCAGAGAATATGTATGTGAGGTATGGTGGAGACGGAAAAATCGTTATGAAGTTTAAATTATCCCTTATGCCAGAGCTTAGCGTAAAGATTTTCTGCGGTCTTACCAAAGAGTGGCTTTTAATGATAAAGGATAACCGTCTGCTTGGTGGTACAAGGCATTGCTATGATGTAGTCATAGGCCCGGTAGCAGACGATAACACCATGCGGACAGTTGCCTTATACGTAGCAGGAATCTATAATGAAGATATGGCATTGGAAAGGCTTAGGCCGTATCAGGCTCATGACCAGGTGTCCTTACATACCCCTAAGGCGCTTAAAAGCCTTATGTACTTAGGGAGGATATAA
- a CDS encoding DUF3791 domain-containing protein — protein sequence MSQSERDKNLIIVEAIEGYAYHHKMNPKEVFELFWQNGILTLLRSQYHALHTQSLEESIYFVEDVLRRKSKDG from the coding sequence TTGAGTCAGAGTGAACGGGATAAGAATTTAATCATTGTGGAAGCCATTGAAGGATATGCATACCATCACAAAATGAATCCCAAAGAGGTCTTTGAACTTTTTTGGCAAAATGGTATTCTCACCTTATTACGCTCTCAGTATCATGCTCTCCATACACAAAGTCTGGAAGAAAGTATATATTTTGTGGAGGATGTCTTAAGGAGAAAAAGTAAGGATGGATGA
- a CDS encoding ferritin family protein has product MDTLELALSLELDLEKYYREQAKKHKDNNLKVVFTLLAEEEEKHAGILMGKADLLTAELKDEELLTRARELFQGLGDVKSDIKDVPSQLESYRFALEMEHKSLDFYKGLKEKAGDEQTKTTYSYLIHQEDIHCIVLEELVKLTTRPEEWVESAEFGVREDY; this is encoded by the coding sequence ATGGATACATTAGAACTAGCTCTATCCTTGGAACTTGATTTGGAGAAATATTACAGAGAACAGGCAAAAAAGCACAAAGACAATAACCTTAAGGTGGTATTTACTCTATTGGCTGAGGAGGAAGAAAAGCACGCCGGCATACTTATGGGGAAGGCTGATTTACTTACAGCAGAATTAAAGGATGAAGAGTTGCTTACAAGAGCGAGAGAATTATTTCAAGGCTTAGGTGATGTTAAAAGTGATATAAAAGACGTTCCCAGTCAATTGGAATCATACCGCTTTGCTTTAGAAATGGAGCATAAAAGCCTGGATTTTTATAAAGGGCTCAAGGAAAAGGCAGGGGATGAACAAACAAAAACTACCTATAGTTATTTAATACATCAGGAAGATATCCATTGTATCGTACTAGAGGAATTGGTTAAATTAACTACAAGACCGGAGGAGTGGGTTGAATCTGCGGAATTCGGAGTAAGGGAAGATTATTAA
- the spoIIID gene encoding sporulation transcriptional regulator SpoIIID, with amino-acid sequence MQQYIEERIIELATYTIEKKATVRETAMKYGISKSTVHKDLQDRLPVVNKQLYHEVNDILMFNKSERHIRGGLATRKKYKRELEMA; translated from the coding sequence ATGCAGCAATACATAGAAGAGAGAATCATTGAGCTTGCTACTTATACAATAGAGAAAAAAGCCACGGTCAGGGAAACTGCAATGAAATATGGTATCAGTAAGTCTACTGTCCATAAAGATTTGCAGGACAGGTTACCGGTGGTTAACAAACAGCTTTATCACGAGGTAAATGATATACTAATGTTTAATAAGTCGGAAAGACATATACGCGGCGGACTGGCGACCCGTAAAAAATACAAAAGAGAACTTGAAATGGCTTAA
- a CDS encoding acyl-CoA thioesterase, whose translation MEKRVEDSRTELVQLLMPQHINGTGRLFGGMLMEWIDVVAGVTARRHSERNVITAAVDNLQFKAGAYVNDTLLLVGRLTYVGNSSMEVRVDTYAEDLSGKRRPINRAYLVMVALDEEEKPARVPRLILETEAQIAEWEGGIKRNELRRIRRVEGY comes from the coding sequence ATGGAGAAGCGTGTTGAAGATTCCAGAACAGAACTGGTACAACTTTTAATGCCCCAGCATATTAACGGAACCGGCCGTTTGTTTGGGGGAATGTTAATGGAGTGGATTGATGTTGTAGCAGGTGTTACGGCCAGAAGGCATTCAGAACGTAATGTAATAACCGCAGCCGTTGATAATCTGCAATTTAAGGCGGGTGCCTATGTGAATGATACTTTATTGCTTGTTGGAAGATTAACGTATGTAGGAAATTCCTCAATGGAAGTTAGAGTGGATACTTATGCAGAAGATTTATCCGGAAAGAGAAGGCCTATTAACAGGGCATATTTGGTTATGGTTGCCTTAGATGAAGAGGAAAAGCCGGCAAGAGTGCCACGTCTTATCTTGGAAACGGAGGCTCAGATAGCGGAATGGGAAGGCGGTATTAAACGAAACGAACTGCGCAGAATACGAAGGGTGGAAGGTTATTAG
- a CDS encoding FAD:protein FMN transferase gives MSKRNKSIKSKYSKKIFSLGIVLTILSLILLTGCKNVKKEEVQTTPISRNAFKLNTVINITLYDTQDESVLDGVMELCDKYEQIFSRTSETSELYRLNHGLLEKAEDKSGYKVSDILYDLLERGYYYSDISKGIFDISVEPATSLWNFTSTEAVVPEKEQLAEAVTRIGYEDIELKDGIAGFKKEGMGIDLGAVAKGYIADLIKDYLLERGVKSAMINLGGNVLCVGEKPDGRPFKVGIQKPFADRNEIVATMELKDRSVVTSGIYERYFIKDNVLYHHILDPATGYPVNMGLISVTIISKSSVDGEGLSTTCFALGLEKGTELIESMDDVYAVFITEDYQIHYTKGFRENIKISEEQ, from the coding sequence ATGAGTAAACGAAACAAGTCTATTAAAAGCAAGTATTCTAAAAAAATTTTTTCTCTAGGTATAGTATTAACAATCCTGTCTCTAATATTACTAACCGGCTGCAAAAATGTTAAAAAAGAAGAAGTCCAGACAACACCTATTTCTAGAAATGCCTTTAAGTTAAATACTGTTATTAACATAACCCTGTATGATACCCAGGATGAATCTGTGTTAGATGGTGTTATGGAATTGTGTGACAAATATGAACAAATATTCAGCAGAACCTCAGAAACGAGTGAATTATACCGTTTAAACCATGGGCTTTTAGAGAAAGCGGAAGATAAAAGTGGTTATAAAGTGTCTGATATCTTGTATGATTTATTGGAAAGAGGATATTATTACAGTGATATATCAAAAGGGATATTTGATATATCAGTGGAACCTGCTACCTCATTGTGGAATTTTACAAGCACAGAAGCCGTAGTACCGGAAAAAGAACAGCTGGCAGAAGCTGTCACCAGAATCGGCTATGAAGATATAGAGTTAAAGGATGGAATAGCAGGGTTTAAAAAAGAAGGTATGGGTATCGATCTTGGTGCTGTGGCAAAGGGGTACATAGCAGACCTAATTAAAGACTATCTTCTGGAACGTGGTGTAAAAAGCGCGATGATAAATTTAGGCGGGAATGTACTATGTGTAGGAGAAAAACCCGATGGCAGGCCGTTTAAAGTAGGTATTCAAAAACCTTTTGCTGACCGAAATGAAATTGTGGCTACGATGGAATTAAAAGATAGGTCAGTAGTAACTTCGGGGATTTATGAAAGATATTTTATAAAGGATAATGTACTATACCATCACATATTAGACCCCGCTACCGGTTATCCTGTTAATATGGGATTGATTTCAGTTACCATTATATCAAAAAGCTCCGTAGATGGAGAGGGGCTTAGTACAACCTGTTTTGCCTTAGGATTGGAAAAGGGGACAGAGTTGATAGAAAGTATGGATGATGTTTATGCCGTGTTTATTACAGAAGATTATCAGATACATTATACCAAGGGATTTAGGGAGAATATAAAAATTTCAGAAGAACAATAG
- the rsxC gene encoding electron transport complex subunit RsxC, protein MLCKKYSGFFGGIHPADGSDKELSLQSPIVSVTPDVVEISSEQSTGSICHFKPVIGDKVTLGDLIGIPKNFTAVNLHASISGTVTDIKTYEYPRTGAQVTFLRIEGNGRAAVKTNQEYRFKLMDISHLSREILLNKMKEGGLTGMGGAGFPTHIKYETKQPIDMVLINAAECEPYLTCDHRLMLEYGMELINGINLLIKAAGAQKAILCLEDNKKDAGLYLENLISGLNVPISIKLLPTRYPQGGERQLIQAVTNTMVPIGGLPADIGIIVNNVATAKAMADLVFGDTPLIARCVTVTGKVKNPGNYYVPLGTSYSSLLHLAGGITTLNNKVILGGPMTGNCVGIDVTEADVYGSVTKTSSAIIVLENSSLTETPCIRCGACVRICPAGIHPFKIDNAYLREDLSICEKLFATECIGCGSCSYVCPAKRELARRNISARNEVKKIRRERQVK, encoded by the coding sequence ATGCTTTGTAAAAAATACAGCGGCTTTTTTGGAGGAATTCATCCCGCCGACGGCTCAGACAAAGAATTAAGCTTACAATCTCCTATTGTAAGTGTAACTCCAGATGTTGTTGAGATATCTTCTGAACAATCAACAGGAAGTATCTGTCACTTTAAGCCGGTAATCGGCGATAAGGTAACGCTTGGAGACCTTATCGGCATACCGAAAAACTTTACTGCTGTAAACCTTCACGCCAGTATCTCAGGTACCGTTACGGATATAAAGACTTATGAATATCCAAGAACCGGCGCACAGGTTACTTTCTTAAGAATAGAAGGAAACGGCAGAGCGGCTGTAAAGACAAATCAGGAATATCGTTTCAAATTAATGGATATAAGCCATTTATCCAGAGAGATCCTTCTAAATAAAATGAAAGAGGGCGGTTTAACCGGTATGGGCGGCGCAGGCTTTCCCACCCATATAAAATATGAAACGAAGCAGCCTATTGATATGGTCTTAATTAATGCGGCAGAGTGCGAACCTTATTTAACCTGTGACCACAGATTAATGCTAGAATATGGCATGGAACTCATTAACGGCATAAATCTTCTTATTAAAGCAGCAGGTGCTCAAAAAGCAATCCTATGCTTAGAAGATAATAAAAAAGATGCCGGCTTGTATCTTGAAAATTTAATATCCGGCCTTAATGTCCCAATAAGCATAAAGCTATTGCCTACCAGGTATCCTCAAGGAGGGGAACGCCAGCTAATTCAGGCAGTTACTAATACAATGGTTCCAATAGGAGGTCTTCCTGCCGATATCGGGATTATTGTAAACAACGTAGCAACCGCAAAAGCCATGGCTGACCTTGTATTCGGGGATACACCCTTAATTGCAAGGTGCGTAACTGTAACAGGAAAGGTGAAGAATCCAGGTAATTACTATGTTCCTTTAGGTACCAGTTATTCTTCCCTTCTACATCTTGCAGGAGGGATTACTACCTTAAACAACAAGGTAATTCTAGGAGGACCAATGACAGGCAATTGCGTCGGTATTGACGTAACAGAAGCAGATGTATACGGAAGTGTTACCAAAACTTCCTCAGCCATTATAGTGCTTGAGAACAGCTCCCTTACGGAAACTCCCTGCATTCGCTGTGGTGCCTGCGTAAGAATCTGTCCGGCAGGAATACACCCCTTTAAAATTGACAATGCATACTTAAGAGAGGATTTGTCAATTTGCGAGAAATTATTTGCGACGGAATGCATTGGCTGCGGCAGTTGTTCTTATGTCTGCCCGGCCAAAAGGGAATTAGCTCGCAGGAATATCTCTGCGAGGAATGAAGTCAAAAAAATACGCAGGGAAAGGCAGGTAAAATAA